One genomic region from Bos javanicus breed banteng chromosome 14, ARS-OSU_banteng_1.0, whole genome shotgun sequence encodes:
- the YTHDF3 gene encoding YTH domain-containing family protein 3 isoform X1 gives MFYLDLTLLHRAEETGEESFSVQNGSIHQKDAVNDDDFEPYLSSQTNQGLRRLVFWHSTEMLQNNSYPPMSDPYMPSYYAPSIGFPYSLGEAAWSTAGDQPMPYLTTYGQMSNGEHHYIPDGVFSQPGALGNTPPFLGQHGFNFFPGNADFSTWGTSGSQGQSTQSSAYSSSYGYPPSSLGRAITDGQAGFGSDTLSKVPGISSIEQGMTGLKIGGDLTAAVTKTVGTALSSSGMTSIATNSVPPVSSAAPKPTSWAAIARKPAKPQPKLKPKGNVGIGGSAVPPPPIKHNMNIGTWDEKGSVVKAPPTQPVLPPQTIIQQPQPLIQPPPLVQSQLPQPQPQPPQAQQPQGPQPQAQPHQVQPPQPQLQNRWVAPRNRGAGFNQNNGASSENFGLGVVPVSASPSSVEVHPVLEKLKAINNYNPKDFDWNLKNGRVFIIKSYSEDDIHRSIKYSIWCSTEHGNKRLDAAYRSLNGKGPLYLLFSVNGSGHFCGVAEMKSVVDYNAYAGVWSQDKWKGKFEVKWIFVKDVPNNQLRHIRLENNDNKPVTNSRDTQEVPLEKAKQVLKIIATFKHTTSIFDDFAHYEKRQEEEEAMRRQQMHDYSQPSMSTDKNLSIWNPWIQRASYCEGLERPWILISTGVLEPPPCST, from the exons ATGTTCTATCTTGATTTGACTCTGCTTCATAGAGCAGAGGAAACAGGCGAAGAATCAT TTTCAGTACAAAACGGTTCGATTCATCAAAAAGATGCTGTAAATGATGATGATTTTGAGCCATACTTAAGTAGCCAGACAAATCAG GGACTTAGAAGATTGGTTTTTTGGCATTCCACAGAGATGCTTCAG AATAACAGCTATCCACCAATGTCAGATCCATACATGCCTAGTTACTAtgctccatccattggatttccaTATTCGCTTGGGGAAGCAGCATGGTCCACAGCTGGAGACCAGCCTATGCCATATCTGACAACCTATGGACAGATGAGTAATGGAGAGCATCATTATATACCAGACGGTGTGTTTAGTCAGCCTGGGGCATTAGGAAATACCCCTCCATTTCTTGGTCAACATGGATTTAACTTTTTTCCTGGTAATGCTGATTTCTCTACATGGGGGACAAGTGGATCTCAGGGACAATCAACACAAAGTTCTGCTTATAGTAGCAGTTACGGCTATCCACCTAGTTCTCTTGGGAGAGCTATTACTGATGGACAGGCTGGATTTGGCAGTGATACTTTGAGCAAGGTGCCTGGCATTAGCAGTATCGAGCAAGGCATGACTGGACTGAAAATTGGTGGTGACCTGACCGCTGCAGTGACGAAAACTGTAGGAACAGCATTGAGCAGCAGTGGTATGACCAGCATCGCAACCAATAGTGTGCCCCCGGTTAGCAGTGCGGCGCCGAAACCCACCTCCTGGGCTGCCATTGCCAGAAAGCCCGCCAAACCTCAACCGAAACTTAAACCCAAGGGCAATGTGGGAATCGGGGGTTCCGCTGTGCCGCCACCTCCTATAAAACACAACATGAATATTGGAACTTGGGATGAAAAGGGGTCAGTGGTAAAGGCTCCACCAACCCAACCAGTTCTGCCTCCTCAGACTATAATCCAGCAGCCTCAGCCATTAATTCAGCCACCACCCCTGGTGCAGAGCCAACTGCCTCAACCGCAGCCTCAGCCGCCACAAGCGCAGCAGCCACAAGGACCTCAGCCACAGGCCCAGCCTCACCAAGTACAGCCCCCGCAGCCACAGCTGCAGAACCGCTGGGTGGCGCCCCGGAACAGGGGGGCCGGCTTCAACCAGAACAATGGAGCGAGCAGTGAAAACTTTGGTCTAGGTGTCGTTCCTGTCAGCGCTTCCCCGTCGAGTGTGGAAGTGCATCCCGTGCTGGAAAAGCTAAAGGCCATAAACAACTACAATCCCAAAGACTTTGACTGGAACCTGAAGAACGGACGTGTGTTTATAATTAAGAGCTATTCTGAGGACGACATACACCGTTCCATTAAGTACTCTATCTGGTGTAGTACTGAGCATGGGAATAAGCGTTTGGATGCGGCTTACCGTTCCCTGAATGGGAAAGGCCCACTCTATTTGCTCTTCAGTGTGAATGGCAGTGGACACTTCTGTGGAGTGGCTGAGATGAAGTCTGTTGTGGACTATAATGCGTATGCTGGTGTCTGGTCTCAGGATAAGTGGAAGGGCAAATTTGAAGTTAAATGGATCTTTGTTAAAGATGTCCCCAATAACCAATTACGGCATATTCGCTTAGAAAATAATGACAACAAACCAGTTACCAattcaagggacactcaagaggtACCCCTAGAAAAAGCTAAGCAAGTGCTTAAAATAATTGCTACTTTCAAGCATACCACCTCAATCTTTGATGACTTTGCACATTATGAAAAGCGTCAAGAAGAGGAGGAAGCCATGCGTAGG caGCAAATGCATGATTACAGTCAACCCTCCATGTCCACAGATAAGAACCTGTCGATATGGAACCCATGGATACAGAGGGCCAGCTACTGTGAGGGCCTTGAGCGACCTTGGATTTTGATATCCACGGGGGTACTGGAACCACCTCCCTGCAGCACATAA
- the YTHDF3 gene encoding YTH domain-containing family protein 3 isoform X5, producing the protein MFYLDLTLLHRAEETGEESFSVQNGSIHQKDAVNDDDFEPYLSSQTNQNNSYPPMSDPYMPSYYAPSIGFPYSLGEAAWSTAGDQPMPYLTTYGQMSNGEHHYIPDGVFSQPGALGNTPPFLGQHGFNFFPGNADFSTWGTSGSQGQSTQSSAYSSSYGYPPSSLGRAITDGQAGFGSDTLSKVPGISSIEQGMTGLKIGGDLTAAVTKTVGTALSSSGMTSIATNSVPPVSSAAPKPTSWAAIARKPAKPQPKLKPKGNVGIGGSAVPPPPIKHNMNIGTWDEKGSVVKAPPTQPVLPPQTIIQQPQPLIQPPPLVQSQLPQPQPQPPQAQQPQGPQPQAQPHQVQPPQPQLQNRWVAPRNRGAGFNQNNGASSENFGLGVVPVSASPSSVEVHPVLEKLKAINNYNPKDFDWNLKNGRVFIIKSYSEDDIHRSIKYSIWCSTEHGNKRLDAAYRSLNGKGPLYLLFSVNGSGHFCGVAEMKSVVDYNAYAGVWSQDKWKGKFEVKWIFVKDVPNNQLRHIRLENNDNKPVTNSRDTQEVPLEKAKQVLKIIATFKHTTSIFDDFAHYEKRQEEEEAMRRQQMHDYSQPSMSTDKNLSIWNPWIQRASYCEGLERPWILISTGVLEPPPCST; encoded by the exons ATGTTCTATCTTGATTTGACTCTGCTTCATAGAGCAGAGGAAACAGGCGAAGAATCAT TTTCAGTACAAAACGGTTCGATTCATCAAAAAGATGCTGTAAATGATGATGATTTTGAGCCATACTTAAGTAGCCAGACAAATCAG AATAACAGCTATCCACCAATGTCAGATCCATACATGCCTAGTTACTAtgctccatccattggatttccaTATTCGCTTGGGGAAGCAGCATGGTCCACAGCTGGAGACCAGCCTATGCCATATCTGACAACCTATGGACAGATGAGTAATGGAGAGCATCATTATATACCAGACGGTGTGTTTAGTCAGCCTGGGGCATTAGGAAATACCCCTCCATTTCTTGGTCAACATGGATTTAACTTTTTTCCTGGTAATGCTGATTTCTCTACATGGGGGACAAGTGGATCTCAGGGACAATCAACACAAAGTTCTGCTTATAGTAGCAGTTACGGCTATCCACCTAGTTCTCTTGGGAGAGCTATTACTGATGGACAGGCTGGATTTGGCAGTGATACTTTGAGCAAGGTGCCTGGCATTAGCAGTATCGAGCAAGGCATGACTGGACTGAAAATTGGTGGTGACCTGACCGCTGCAGTGACGAAAACTGTAGGAACAGCATTGAGCAGCAGTGGTATGACCAGCATCGCAACCAATAGTGTGCCCCCGGTTAGCAGTGCGGCGCCGAAACCCACCTCCTGGGCTGCCATTGCCAGAAAGCCCGCCAAACCTCAACCGAAACTTAAACCCAAGGGCAATGTGGGAATCGGGGGTTCCGCTGTGCCGCCACCTCCTATAAAACACAACATGAATATTGGAACTTGGGATGAAAAGGGGTCAGTGGTAAAGGCTCCACCAACCCAACCAGTTCTGCCTCCTCAGACTATAATCCAGCAGCCTCAGCCATTAATTCAGCCACCACCCCTGGTGCAGAGCCAACTGCCTCAACCGCAGCCTCAGCCGCCACAAGCGCAGCAGCCACAAGGACCTCAGCCACAGGCCCAGCCTCACCAAGTACAGCCCCCGCAGCCACAGCTGCAGAACCGCTGGGTGGCGCCCCGGAACAGGGGGGCCGGCTTCAACCAGAACAATGGAGCGAGCAGTGAAAACTTTGGTCTAGGTGTCGTTCCTGTCAGCGCTTCCCCGTCGAGTGTGGAAGTGCATCCCGTGCTGGAAAAGCTAAAGGCCATAAACAACTACAATCCCAAAGACTTTGACTGGAACCTGAAGAACGGACGTGTGTTTATAATTAAGAGCTATTCTGAGGACGACATACACCGTTCCATTAAGTACTCTATCTGGTGTAGTACTGAGCATGGGAATAAGCGTTTGGATGCGGCTTACCGTTCCCTGAATGGGAAAGGCCCACTCTATTTGCTCTTCAGTGTGAATGGCAGTGGACACTTCTGTGGAGTGGCTGAGATGAAGTCTGTTGTGGACTATAATGCGTATGCTGGTGTCTGGTCTCAGGATAAGTGGAAGGGCAAATTTGAAGTTAAATGGATCTTTGTTAAAGATGTCCCCAATAACCAATTACGGCATATTCGCTTAGAAAATAATGACAACAAACCAGTTACCAattcaagggacactcaagaggtACCCCTAGAAAAAGCTAAGCAAGTGCTTAAAATAATTGCTACTTTCAAGCATACCACCTCAATCTTTGATGACTTTGCACATTATGAAAAGCGTCAAGAAGAGGAGGAAGCCATGCGTAGG caGCAAATGCATGATTACAGTCAACCCTCCATGTCCACAGATAAGAACCTGTCGATATGGAACCCATGGATACAGAGGGCCAGCTACTGTGAGGGCCTTGAGCGACCTTGGATTTTGATATCCACGGGGGTACTGGAACCACCTCCCTGCAGCACATAA
- the YTHDF3 gene encoding YTH domain-containing family protein 3 isoform X9 → MFYLDLTLLHRAEETGEESFSVQNGSIHQKDAVNDDDFEPYLSSQTNQGLRRLVFWHSTEMLQNNSYPPMSDPYMPSYYAPSIGFPYSLGEAAWSTAGDQPMPYLTTYGQMSNGEHHYIPDGVFSQPGALGNTPPFLGQHGFNFFPGNADFSTWGTSGSQGQSTQSSAYSSSYGYPPSSLGRAITDGQAGFGSDTLSKVPGISSIEQGMTGLKIGGDLTAAVTKTVGTALSSSGMTSIATNSVPPVSSAAPKPTSWAAIARKPAKPQPKLKPKGNVGIGGSAVPPPPIKHNMNIGTWDEKGSVVKAPPTQPVLPPQTIIQQPQPLIQPPPLVQSQLPQPQPQPPQAQQPQGPQPQAQPHQVQPPQPQLQNRWVAPRNRGAGFNQNNGASSENFGLGVVPVSASPSSVEVHPVLEKLKAINNYNPKDFDWNLKNGRVFIIKSYSEDDIHRSIKYSIWCSTEHGNKRLDAAYRSLNGKGPLYLLFSVNGSGHFCGVAEMKSVVDYNAYAGVWSQDKWKGKFEVKWIFVKDVPNNQLRHIRLENNDNKPVTNSRDTQEVPLEKAKQVLKIIATFKHTTSIFDDFAHYEKRQEEEEAMRRIKVYQ, encoded by the exons ATGTTCTATCTTGATTTGACTCTGCTTCATAGAGCAGAGGAAACAGGCGAAGAATCAT TTTCAGTACAAAACGGTTCGATTCATCAAAAAGATGCTGTAAATGATGATGATTTTGAGCCATACTTAAGTAGCCAGACAAATCAG GGACTTAGAAGATTGGTTTTTTGGCATTCCACAGAGATGCTTCAG AATAACAGCTATCCACCAATGTCAGATCCATACATGCCTAGTTACTAtgctccatccattggatttccaTATTCGCTTGGGGAAGCAGCATGGTCCACAGCTGGAGACCAGCCTATGCCATATCTGACAACCTATGGACAGATGAGTAATGGAGAGCATCATTATATACCAGACGGTGTGTTTAGTCAGCCTGGGGCATTAGGAAATACCCCTCCATTTCTTGGTCAACATGGATTTAACTTTTTTCCTGGTAATGCTGATTTCTCTACATGGGGGACAAGTGGATCTCAGGGACAATCAACACAAAGTTCTGCTTATAGTAGCAGTTACGGCTATCCACCTAGTTCTCTTGGGAGAGCTATTACTGATGGACAGGCTGGATTTGGCAGTGATACTTTGAGCAAGGTGCCTGGCATTAGCAGTATCGAGCAAGGCATGACTGGACTGAAAATTGGTGGTGACCTGACCGCTGCAGTGACGAAAACTGTAGGAACAGCATTGAGCAGCAGTGGTATGACCAGCATCGCAACCAATAGTGTGCCCCCGGTTAGCAGTGCGGCGCCGAAACCCACCTCCTGGGCTGCCATTGCCAGAAAGCCCGCCAAACCTCAACCGAAACTTAAACCCAAGGGCAATGTGGGAATCGGGGGTTCCGCTGTGCCGCCACCTCCTATAAAACACAACATGAATATTGGAACTTGGGATGAAAAGGGGTCAGTGGTAAAGGCTCCACCAACCCAACCAGTTCTGCCTCCTCAGACTATAATCCAGCAGCCTCAGCCATTAATTCAGCCACCACCCCTGGTGCAGAGCCAACTGCCTCAACCGCAGCCTCAGCCGCCACAAGCGCAGCAGCCACAAGGACCTCAGCCACAGGCCCAGCCTCACCAAGTACAGCCCCCGCAGCCACAGCTGCAGAACCGCTGGGTGGCGCCCCGGAACAGGGGGGCCGGCTTCAACCAGAACAATGGAGCGAGCAGTGAAAACTTTGGTCTAGGTGTCGTTCCTGTCAGCGCTTCCCCGTCGAGTGTGGAAGTGCATCCCGTGCTGGAAAAGCTAAAGGCCATAAACAACTACAATCCCAAAGACTTTGACTGGAACCTGAAGAACGGACGTGTGTTTATAATTAAGAGCTATTCTGAGGACGACATACACCGTTCCATTAAGTACTCTATCTGGTGTAGTACTGAGCATGGGAATAAGCGTTTGGATGCGGCTTACCGTTCCCTGAATGGGAAAGGCCCACTCTATTTGCTCTTCAGTGTGAATGGCAGTGGACACTTCTGTGGAGTGGCTGAGATGAAGTCTGTTGTGGACTATAATGCGTATGCTGGTGTCTGGTCTCAGGATAAGTGGAAGGGCAAATTTGAAGTTAAATGGATCTTTGTTAAAGATGTCCCCAATAACCAATTACGGCATATTCGCTTAGAAAATAATGACAACAAACCAGTTACCAattcaagggacactcaagaggtACCCCTAGAAAAAGCTAAGCAAGTGCTTAAAATAATTGCTACTTTCAAGCATACCACCTCAATCTTTGATGACTTTGCACATTATGAAAAGCGTCAAGAAGAGGAGGAAGCCATGCGTAGG ataaaGGTTTACCAGTAA
- the YTHDF3 gene encoding YTH domain-containing family protein 3 isoform X8: MFYLDLTLLHRAEETGEESFSVQNGSIHQKDAVNDDDFEPYLSSQTNQGLRRLVFWHSTEMLQNNSYPPMSDPYMPSYYAPSIGFPYSLGEAAWSTAGDQPMPYLTTYGQMSNGEHHYIPDGVFSQPGALGNTPPFLGQHGFNFFPGNADFSTWGTSGSQGQSTQSSAYSSSYGYPPSSLGRAITDGQAGFGSDTLSKVPGISSIEQGMTGLKIGGDLTAAVTKTVGTALSSSGMTSIATNSVPPVSSAAPKPTSWAAIARKPAKPQPKLKPKGNVGIGGSAVPPPPIKHNMNIGTWDEKGSVVKAPPTQPVLPPQTIIQQPQPLIQPPPLVQSQLPQPQPQPPQAQQPQGPQPQAQPHQVQPPQPQLQNRWVAPRNRGAGFNQNNGASSENFGLGVVPVSASPSSVEVHPVLEKLKAINNYNPKDFDWNLKNGRVFIIKSYSEDDIHRSIKYSIWCSTEHGNKRLDAAYRSLNGKGPLYLLFSVNGSGHFCGVAEMKSVVDYNAYAGVWSQDKWKGKFEVKWIFVKDVPNNQLRHIRLENNDNKPVTNSRDTQEVPLEKAKQVLKIIATFKHTTSIFDDFAHYEKRQEEEEAMRRAEKDLL; this comes from the exons ATGTTCTATCTTGATTTGACTCTGCTTCATAGAGCAGAGGAAACAGGCGAAGAATCAT TTTCAGTACAAAACGGTTCGATTCATCAAAAAGATGCTGTAAATGATGATGATTTTGAGCCATACTTAAGTAGCCAGACAAATCAG GGACTTAGAAGATTGGTTTTTTGGCATTCCACAGAGATGCTTCAG AATAACAGCTATCCACCAATGTCAGATCCATACATGCCTAGTTACTAtgctccatccattggatttccaTATTCGCTTGGGGAAGCAGCATGGTCCACAGCTGGAGACCAGCCTATGCCATATCTGACAACCTATGGACAGATGAGTAATGGAGAGCATCATTATATACCAGACGGTGTGTTTAGTCAGCCTGGGGCATTAGGAAATACCCCTCCATTTCTTGGTCAACATGGATTTAACTTTTTTCCTGGTAATGCTGATTTCTCTACATGGGGGACAAGTGGATCTCAGGGACAATCAACACAAAGTTCTGCTTATAGTAGCAGTTACGGCTATCCACCTAGTTCTCTTGGGAGAGCTATTACTGATGGACAGGCTGGATTTGGCAGTGATACTTTGAGCAAGGTGCCTGGCATTAGCAGTATCGAGCAAGGCATGACTGGACTGAAAATTGGTGGTGACCTGACCGCTGCAGTGACGAAAACTGTAGGAACAGCATTGAGCAGCAGTGGTATGACCAGCATCGCAACCAATAGTGTGCCCCCGGTTAGCAGTGCGGCGCCGAAACCCACCTCCTGGGCTGCCATTGCCAGAAAGCCCGCCAAACCTCAACCGAAACTTAAACCCAAGGGCAATGTGGGAATCGGGGGTTCCGCTGTGCCGCCACCTCCTATAAAACACAACATGAATATTGGAACTTGGGATGAAAAGGGGTCAGTGGTAAAGGCTCCACCAACCCAACCAGTTCTGCCTCCTCAGACTATAATCCAGCAGCCTCAGCCATTAATTCAGCCACCACCCCTGGTGCAGAGCCAACTGCCTCAACCGCAGCCTCAGCCGCCACAAGCGCAGCAGCCACAAGGACCTCAGCCACAGGCCCAGCCTCACCAAGTACAGCCCCCGCAGCCACAGCTGCAGAACCGCTGGGTGGCGCCCCGGAACAGGGGGGCCGGCTTCAACCAGAACAATGGAGCGAGCAGTGAAAACTTTGGTCTAGGTGTCGTTCCTGTCAGCGCTTCCCCGTCGAGTGTGGAAGTGCATCCCGTGCTGGAAAAGCTAAAGGCCATAAACAACTACAATCCCAAAGACTTTGACTGGAACCTGAAGAACGGACGTGTGTTTATAATTAAGAGCTATTCTGAGGACGACATACACCGTTCCATTAAGTACTCTATCTGGTGTAGTACTGAGCATGGGAATAAGCGTTTGGATGCGGCTTACCGTTCCCTGAATGGGAAAGGCCCACTCTATTTGCTCTTCAGTGTGAATGGCAGTGGACACTTCTGTGGAGTGGCTGAGATGAAGTCTGTTGTGGACTATAATGCGTATGCTGGTGTCTGGTCTCAGGATAAGTGGAAGGGCAAATTTGAAGTTAAATGGATCTTTGTTAAAGATGTCCCCAATAACCAATTACGGCATATTCGCTTAGAAAATAATGACAACAAACCAGTTACCAattcaagggacactcaagaggtACCCCTAGAAAAAGCTAAGCAAGTGCTTAAAATAATTGCTACTTTCAAGCATACCACCTCAATCTTTGATGACTTTGCACATTATGAAAAGCGTCAAGAAGAGGAGGAAGCCATGCGTAGG gcagagaaagatttattatga
- the YTHDF3 gene encoding YTH domain-containing family protein 3 isoform X7, translated as MFYLDLTLLHRAEETGEESFSVQNGSIHQKDAVNDDDFEPYLSSQTNQGLRRLVFWHSTEMLQNNSYPPMSDPYMPSYYAPSIGFPYSLGEAAWSTAGDQPMPYLTTYGQMSNGEHHYIPDGVFSQPGALGNTPPFLGQHGFNFFPGNADFSTWGTSGSQGQSTQSSAYSSSYGYPPSSLGRAITDGQAGFGSDTLSKVPGISSIEQGMTGLKIGGDLTAAVTKTVGTALSSSGMTSIATNSVPPVSSAAPKPTSWAAIARKPAKPQPKLKPKGNVGIGGSAVPPPPIKHNMNIGTWDEKGSVVKAPPTQPVLPPQTIIQQPQPLIQPPPLVQSQLPQPQPQPPQAQQPQGPQPQAQPHQVQPPQPQLQNRWVAPRNRGAGFNQNNGASSENFGLGVVPVSASPSSVEVHPVLEKLKAINNYNPKDFDWNLKNGRVFIIKSYSEDDIHRSIKYSIWCSTEHGNKRLDAAYRSLNGKGPLYLLFSVNGSGHFCGVAEMKSVVDYNAYAGVWSQDKWKGKFEVKWIFVKDVPNNQLRHIRLENNDNKPVTNSRDTQEVPLEKAKQVLKIIATFKHTTSIFDDFAHYEKRQEEEEAMRRERNRNKQ; from the exons ATGTTCTATCTTGATTTGACTCTGCTTCATAGAGCAGAGGAAACAGGCGAAGAATCAT TTTCAGTACAAAACGGTTCGATTCATCAAAAAGATGCTGTAAATGATGATGATTTTGAGCCATACTTAAGTAGCCAGACAAATCAG GGACTTAGAAGATTGGTTTTTTGGCATTCCACAGAGATGCTTCAG AATAACAGCTATCCACCAATGTCAGATCCATACATGCCTAGTTACTAtgctccatccattggatttccaTATTCGCTTGGGGAAGCAGCATGGTCCACAGCTGGAGACCAGCCTATGCCATATCTGACAACCTATGGACAGATGAGTAATGGAGAGCATCATTATATACCAGACGGTGTGTTTAGTCAGCCTGGGGCATTAGGAAATACCCCTCCATTTCTTGGTCAACATGGATTTAACTTTTTTCCTGGTAATGCTGATTTCTCTACATGGGGGACAAGTGGATCTCAGGGACAATCAACACAAAGTTCTGCTTATAGTAGCAGTTACGGCTATCCACCTAGTTCTCTTGGGAGAGCTATTACTGATGGACAGGCTGGATTTGGCAGTGATACTTTGAGCAAGGTGCCTGGCATTAGCAGTATCGAGCAAGGCATGACTGGACTGAAAATTGGTGGTGACCTGACCGCTGCAGTGACGAAAACTGTAGGAACAGCATTGAGCAGCAGTGGTATGACCAGCATCGCAACCAATAGTGTGCCCCCGGTTAGCAGTGCGGCGCCGAAACCCACCTCCTGGGCTGCCATTGCCAGAAAGCCCGCCAAACCTCAACCGAAACTTAAACCCAAGGGCAATGTGGGAATCGGGGGTTCCGCTGTGCCGCCACCTCCTATAAAACACAACATGAATATTGGAACTTGGGATGAAAAGGGGTCAGTGGTAAAGGCTCCACCAACCCAACCAGTTCTGCCTCCTCAGACTATAATCCAGCAGCCTCAGCCATTAATTCAGCCACCACCCCTGGTGCAGAGCCAACTGCCTCAACCGCAGCCTCAGCCGCCACAAGCGCAGCAGCCACAAGGACCTCAGCCACAGGCCCAGCCTCACCAAGTACAGCCCCCGCAGCCACAGCTGCAGAACCGCTGGGTGGCGCCCCGGAACAGGGGGGCCGGCTTCAACCAGAACAATGGAGCGAGCAGTGAAAACTTTGGTCTAGGTGTCGTTCCTGTCAGCGCTTCCCCGTCGAGTGTGGAAGTGCATCCCGTGCTGGAAAAGCTAAAGGCCATAAACAACTACAATCCCAAAGACTTTGACTGGAACCTGAAGAACGGACGTGTGTTTATAATTAAGAGCTATTCTGAGGACGACATACACCGTTCCATTAAGTACTCTATCTGGTGTAGTACTGAGCATGGGAATAAGCGTTTGGATGCGGCTTACCGTTCCCTGAATGGGAAAGGCCCACTCTATTTGCTCTTCAGTGTGAATGGCAGTGGACACTTCTGTGGAGTGGCTGAGATGAAGTCTGTTGTGGACTATAATGCGTATGCTGGTGTCTGGTCTCAGGATAAGTGGAAGGGCAAATTTGAAGTTAAATGGATCTTTGTTAAAGATGTCCCCAATAACCAATTACGGCATATTCGCTTAGAAAATAATGACAACAAACCAGTTACCAattcaagggacactcaagaggtACCCCTAGAAAAAGCTAAGCAAGTGCTTAAAATAATTGCTACTTTCAAGCATACCACCTCAATCTTTGATGACTTTGCACATTATGAAAAGCGTCAAGAAGAGGAGGAAGCCATGCGTAGG gagagaaatagaaacaaacaataa